One Panicum virgatum strain AP13 chromosome 9K, P.virgatum_v5, whole genome shotgun sequence genomic region harbors:
- the LOC120650209 gene encoding cationic amino acid transporter 2, vacuolar-like — MALESGSSGRGGSGWGGGFRCLMRRKQVDSDRVRAEGQPQLAKELNVPELVAIGVGSTVGAGVYVLVGTVAREHAGPALTISFLIAGIAAALSAFCYAELASRCPSAGSAYHYSYICVGEGVAWLIGWALVLEYTIGGSAVARGISPNLALFFGGPDSLPWILARHQLPWFNIIVDPCAAALVFIVTVLLCVGIKESSFAQGIVTVLNACVMVFVIIAGSYIGFQIGWVGYKVSDGYFPYGVNGMLAGSATVFFAYIGFDTVASTAEEVKNPQRDLPLGIGVALAICCALYMAVSVVIVGLVPYFAMDPDTPISSAFAKHGMQWAMYVVTSGAVLALCSTLMGSLLPQPRILMAMARDGLLPSFFSDVNKQTQVPVKSTIVTGICAAALAFAMDVSQLAGMVSVGTLLAFTIVAVSILILRYVPPDEVPLPPSMRESFCLNQECDMEKDRDLLGDGNCNISQTKDVIVLVESMNDPLIGKRQHRGKMDETKRRKIAAFSIGSVCVGVLILTASASVTWLPFLPICIGCIIGIVLLLTGLGALSWIEQDDGRHSFGHSGGFTCPFVPVLPVMCILINTYLLINLGGDTWMRVGIWLLMGVLVYIFYGQTHSSLTDVVYVPVAQADEIYRSSSEYVS; from the exons ATGGCATTGGAGTCCGGgagcagcggccgcggcgggagtGGATGGGGCGGCGGGTTCAGGTGCCTGATGCGGCGGAAGCAGGTGGACTCCGATCGGGTCCGCGCCGAGGGCCAGCCGCAGCTCGCCAAGGAGCTCAACGTCCCGGAGCTCGTCGCGATCG GAGTCGGTTCCACAGTTGGAGCTGGAGTATATGTTCTTGTGGGAACAGTTGCTAGGGAGCACGCTGGTCCAGCATTGACAATTTCCTTTCTGATAGCTGGAATAGCAGCAGCGCTTTCAGCTTTCTGTTATGCCGAGCTTGCTAGCCGTTGCCCCTCTGCTGGAAGTGCCTACCATTACTCGTACATCTGTGTTGGAGAAGG TGTTGCCTGGTTGATTGGATGGGCTTTAGTGCTGGAATATACTATTGGTGGATCTGCTGTTGCCCGTGGCATATCCCCCAATTTA GCCTTGTTTTTTGGAGGACCGGATAGTTTGCCATGGATTCTGGCACGCCATCAGCTTCCATGGTTCAATATCATTGTTGATCCCTGTGCTGCCGCTCTTGTTTTTATTGTGACTGTTTTACTGTGCGTGGGAATTAAAGAG AGTTCATTTGCACAAGGAATTGTAACAGTTCTGAATGCTTGTGTAATGGTATTTGTTATTATAGCTGGTAGTTACATTGGCTTCCAAATAGGATGGGTCGGCTACAAGGTTTCTGATGG GTATTTCCCTTATGGAGTAAATGGAATGCTTGCTGGATCAGCAACTGTTTTCTTTGCATACATAGGCTTTGATACAGTCGCTAGTACAGCTGAAGAG GTAAAGAATCCACAGAGAGATCTGCCATTGGGAATAGGAGTAGCCTTGGCTATTTGTTGTGCATTGTATATGGCTGTATCCGTTGTTATTGTTGGGCTAGTACCATATTTTGCTATGGACCCTGATACTCCTATTTCATCTGCCTTTGCCAAACATGGGATGCAATGGGCCAT GTATGTTGTGACAAGTGGTGCTGTTCTTGCACTTTGTTCAACCTTGATGGGCTCACTTCTTCCACAG CCTAGAATACTTATGGCCATGGCACGAGATGGGCTGTTGCCATCCTTCTTCTCTGATGTTAACAAGCAAACACAAGTACCTGTTAAAAGCACAATTGTGACCGGCATCTGTGCAGCTGCTCTGGCTTTTGCAATGGATGTTTCACAGTTGGCAGGAATG GTCAGCGTAGGCACACTCCTTGCATTCACCATAGTTGCTGTCTCGATCTTGATACTCAGATATGTCCCTCCAGATGAGGTCCCTTTGCCACCCTCCATGCGAGAATCATTCTGTTTGAACCAGGAGTGTGATATGGAAAAGGATAGGGATCTTCTTGGAGACGGGAATTGCAACATATCTCAAACAAAGGATGTGATTGTTCTTGTCGAATCAATGAATGACCCTCTCATTGGGAAAAGACAACATAGAG GCAAGATGGACGAGACAAAACGTCGAAAGATAGCCGCTTTCAGCATAGGATCTGTGTGCGTCGGGGTTCTGATCCTCACAGCTTCAGCCTCTGTGACATGGCTGCCTTT TCTCCCAATATGTATTGGCTGCATTATTGGCATTGTGCTTCTTCTGACTGGCCTTGGCGCTCTCTCCTGGATTGAGCAGGATGATGGCAGGCACTCTTTTGGTCACTCTGGAG GATTCACATGCCCATTTGTTCCAGTGCTACCAGTTATGTGTATCCTGATAAATACTTATCTGTTGATAAACCTGGG CGGTGACACGTGGATGAGAGTTGGCATATGGCTGCTGATGGGTGTTCTCGTGTACATTTTCTATGGGCAAACCCACAGCTCCCTAACAGATGTTGTTTACGTTCCGGTAGCGCAAGCTGATGAGATATACAGGAGTTCATCAGAATACGTATCATAG